TTCTCCATATGGTGCTGGTACTTTTGCCGGAGATGGCACGAGGCAACCTAATGAAGTGGAGCTCGCTCTTGCTGAGTACCAGGGGAAGTATATGGCTTCCATTGTCAAGAGACTGAATTATACATGATTTATCTGCTCATAATCTCTACTGGCAGACTGTGATTCCCAGACCTTTGTCGTCGTGTATTATCTGCTTTTTCTTTGTGTTTTCTGATGTCTTTATATTTTGTATTTGCATATTGTTTGTGTCCAAAAAACAGATTCATATGCTCTGTTTATTAGCTCCATGTATTCTGCCTGTGTTTTGCAGAGCACTGTTCTTGGACGTGTTTATGTGCTCGAGGTTCTTCCTCTCTGCTTCCACGGGATGAACAAAAGATCGGAGAAGATTAATAGGTTTTATCATAGCTAAGATTCATGAAGTGTCAGATCGATCATCAACTAATCAAACTAAACACTTACTCGGAAAGTTCATCTCCCAAACTGCTCGAATTCCTTTGGACTTTTCCACCCGACATCAATCCAAACACGCTCGATGTTACTCTCATACAGTTCATGTAGCTTCCTCGGCATCACAAAATCTACACTGTAACTATACCTTCGCTTCACCATGCAATAGTAGTGTATCGATCCCCTAGACGAGCCTCGCGTGGGGAAGTAGATCCTGTTGCCCATCTCCTTCGACGGAGCCATCGCCATGTGCGCCGCCCCCGCACTGATGTAGATCGTCCGGTTCCCCAGCATCTCGATCTCCTCCGTGGCCCCCGCCCGGCGCATCTTGAACACCCTCACGTGCCTTCGTCGCGCACTGACGAAGACCATGTAGAGGCCTCCGTCGAACTCGGCAAGGTAATGCCGGCCGGCTTCTGTCCCCTCCGACAACATCAGCTCCCTGGCCGCCGGCATGTCGCGGACGGACCACTTCTTGTCGGCTGCGTCGAGGGTGCCCAGCTGCCCGTCTTGGCAGAGGCAATGGAAGTGGCGGCCGCACGGCACGAGGTTCGACTTGTACTTGATCCTCGTCCCGTGGAGTCGCCACTCCGAGTCGAACGACCGCCAGGTGAAGATTCTGCAGAGGTCGTCGAGGACGACCACCACGCAGTCCCCGGACAACGGCGGCGACGAGAAGGCGGCGAGGCGAGGCGTCATGCGGGGGTGATAAGGCACGTTCGAGCGCGATCTCGTGCCGAggtggaagaagaagagcttgtcgGTGGCCCACCGCTTGAGCAGCAGCCACCCGTCCCTGCAGTAGAGGATCTGAGATCGAGCGAGCTCGGGGAACTCGGCGTCGTAGTTGATCCTCCGGCGCGAGGAGGGATCGAACACGTTGCATGCCCCGTCGCTCCAGCGGAGCAGCATGAGGCACATCGGGCGGGCGTCGGGGTGCATGCAGGGCCGCCAGCTCCGGCACACGGAAGCGAACCGGGCGTAGTCCTTCGTCGACAGACGCATCACGATGATGTCGACGATGTCCTTGGGGAGATCTGGCCATTCCCTGTCGTCTCGAGCAGATTTTGTCGACGCCGAACTGACAGAAATGGATCGAAATCGGTGCAGCGAACGAGACAAACAACGACAACACAAAAGCATAGCTTGCAGTCTCAAACGTACCTTGCGATCTTGCTTCTTTTTCTCCTCAGATTCTGCAGTAAGACGTCGAACTGCGGATTGCCGTGCCATTCCTTCATCATCTCAACATCAACTCCGATCAGCACAAGAGAAGGAAGACTTCTCCAGGAGATCGTTGTCTCTGTATTAAGTTTCTGATGCAAATTTGAAGTCCTTGATCTCCGTGATTTTTCAGAAGATTTAGCCAAAATTTTCGAACCGTATCTTCGATCAGAAGATGTAGCCAAGATTGTCGAAGCATACGTTCGATTTCCGTTGGACAGATTCTATATTGATTGAAAGTTTCCTCCATATATCATTCATAATCTATCATAATGTAATTGACCCTATCAACCAAATTGAGAAACAGTAAAATATAAGATACATCAAAAGTGAATATCTTATTCACTTCACTGTGTCAATCGATCTGCTAATTCCTCGATCTCTAAATCTCTCTCATAATTTTCTCTATTGCAAAATTATAGGTCATATATAAGGATACTTAATTTGATTGGATTCTCAAAATCAAATCCTCCGAAATAGAAGTTGAATCTAACTTCATCAGAAATCAGAAATCAGTGGATGCTAATCTGATAAAAGGAAAGTAaatgattgcactttgttacagCTCAATTATGTTGTCAATCTTGCTCTAACAATTGGATGTTTAGGATGATCTTCTGCTCATCTCTTAACTACACTGTTTTAAGATACAATCTTTCTCACAGAAATAGAATCTCATGTGACAATCTTTCTGTTGTCAcagaatatatatatttgttgacAATGCTAAATATTTATCTAGCATGAGTCAACATAAACATTCAGGAACAAGTCAGAGGCATGATGAGACTAAATCAACCAAGATACCAACACATTTGACAAAATATTCTCACCAGTGGACTTTGTATTTGGTCATTGACTTTTATGGTCCTTCAGAATTATGCTATTGATCAGAAGGCTGCAGCAGTGGCTCCAACTTGGTCCCACAAAGTGTCTGGCCTTCAAGAGCAATGAAGACCTCAAAtagtgagatatatatatataaatataaaaagaagctaaattattttgatgattagaCTGAACTCAGTttgatcaaaaattttaaaaatatataataattcttCTAAAAATTATCATGGGATTTCAGATTGACCTCAGAAGTGTTAAACACAATTGAATTGTTAATTTGACAGATTGCTTGACCTTGTACATGTAAAAATCATCTGCATTATATCATAAAGGTGGATTTTGAAGCATACATTTATACTCTGACAATATTTATATGAACTACCATTTCTCTTTCAGAAAACAATACTAAGAAAATTTAGGAGGGAAGCCAATTTGATTGCTTTTTATTAGAAAAAACATAGTTTTTGTTAGAAATTTGATTGTAGTCAATTTAACTTTTAGAACTTCTGAATACAATTTTACCAAAAAAACTCTCTTTTGAAATTTGATAGTAGAAAATTATAAGCAAATTATAGTTCTGTTTTGAATAGATCAGAACCTATTGCTATTATGTAAAGTGAAATGGTCCCCTGAATGCAACAATTGCTTCTGTCTCACCTTTTATGAAACAAGTAATTGAATTATATTTGCATCTATTTTGAATCCTTCCAGCCATTTCATCCTTCAGCAACTACTGCTATAAAGACCACCAGCTTCATTATTGTACATTAAGTGCCTTCAATGTCAAGTTACTTATTCTCGTGAGAAAATTAACATACTCTGTCTCTCCTtaaatgatctctctctctctctctctctctctctagtcatTGTAAAGCAAGTAATGAAATACCCATCTTTATTCCCTGCACTTTCTCTTTGTACCCACTCTTTCCAAGAAGTTAGACATTGAGGTCCAAGTAAGATCAATTCTCATGGTCCCCTGTTCTCTTTTCCACCCTCATTGCTTGCTAATTGCATAGTATTTTCCTTTCTTAAATCACCACTGACCATGAATTAGTTTATTGTAATTGGAACATACACAACAAGTACATGACATCATAGCAATTAATTAAGCCAACATCTTCCCTATCTTTTGGTCAAATTTCAAGATACACTCATCAAAAATTTAAGAGCTCAAAATATTGTTCGATCGAAAGTCGAATATATAAGTTGATAACATAATATTACAATCGAatctcatatttattttttatttcttgttaGTAGATAAGTTACTGCGGTTGTCATGCATGCACATGAGGCCCTTCCTTTCTTTGATCCTCACATACAACCAAAGTAGTGAGCAAGGAAGGAACCTAAAAGAAGTAACGCCATCATATACGTAGGATGCATGGCTTGCTTCTCACTGTCCTTTGACTACCCATTAATGCACCCATCTTGTTCACATAGAGCATGTTGAGGGACACACACCGGCAAGCATCTAACCTCACCCAGCTGCCAGGTTGGAACAATATTGTTAGAAGGCTTTAAGATTGGATTATTATATTCCATTATTTCATATTAATCAATTATATTCTAATCATATGcttaattatatatacatatatatattatttctgatgaaataaaAAGAGAATACAGGATGCCTCCACAAACACAAACCAAAACCCAAGAAACCCATGCAAACATGCATGCACATGCATACTATGTGCTCTGCCTTGCTCTTCTCTTACTCGGTCACTGCCCTGCCCACGTAGGAGTCGATAGGATTTGGAAAGGAGTAGGCgaaggggaagaggagattaCTTCGCTGCTCCATTGAACAAAAACCCCACCTTTATCACCTCTCGTCCTCCGCCACGCCGCTTCTTCTCCCCAATCCCGTCTCTTCCCGTCCCTATTAAGCACACAAACCCGTCTCTCGATCTCGTTCGCTCTTGGAATTCCCTCCGAGGCGATGGCTTGGTAACGCTTCGCCTTATTCTCTCGTCGCCCCCTTTCTTATGCCCTGATCGATGTGCTATCTGCTTATCTGAGCGTTTCTTGCCCCTGTTCGCTGTGTTCTTTTGTTCTGATCTGAGTCGgatcttttctttttcatctgTGTTCTTGGTTTCGTCGTCGAAAGTTTGgatttatcttttcttttctttatcctAGCGGGTGATCAGGGTTTTAGGGGTCGCTGCGATCCTCGTGCATTTGATCGGATGTGATGGGGGTTACCGAGTTCAAACTCAATTTTGTGTTAGATTATTGTTTTGCTGCGGGATTGTATATGAGTTGGACTAAATGTTGCAACGTTCTTATTCACACCTCTTTCTTCATATGTGAACCTTTCTAAACTAACGTTCTGCAGCATTATTGTGTTGAGAAGTAGATTTATGCACATGTTATTTTTTTCCAACATCTAGAAATTTGTGAAACAGAGATTTAGGGATTTGGTTAGATTTTGCAATCGACTGGTTATCATCTGTTGCTGTTCTAGCATTTGTTTGCATTGGAATATTCTTCTGAATTGTTTAATAATACTTGACCATGGTTCTGACAGATGGATGATGAATGTTTTCTCTATCAATGTAAGATGTGCTCTGCTTTACTTTGTAGTTAGGATTTCTTTATCTGGACACATCTTTGTTCCAGTGTAGCAGGAGTTCTGGTTCTGCATTAGTGAGAGGAGTTATTTCCTGTTCTGCAACTGCACAAGTGCAGACTTTACTTTGTACGCATTGGAGAAATCAAACTCCTTTCGGTTCCAATATGGAAGCAGGAGCAACCAATGAAGATTGTCATGAGTTTCACAAGATTCTTGAAGAGACACCAGATGCTACTACAGGATATACTTGCACCAGAGAATCTATTCAAGGCTTTGAACCAATCTCCTTATTTGAAGTTAGGAGGTCTTCTGCTTCAAGTTACTTACGTGACCCATTCAGTACTCTTCAGGCTTGGAAAGATTATGATATCATCTCTTCGGACGACAACTTCACCATGTCTAAGGCACCATCGGATCAGAAGGACGATTCTCATGACTACCATGGAACATTGACTGTGAATGTCGATCAGGATGCATCAAGCTTGCCAGATGATCAGTCGCTGACTTCAGCATTCCAGGTTTTGAGTTTTCAGGATAGGATCGCATCGAATTCAAGTAATACATTTTTGGAGCACAATCAAAGTTCAGTTAGTCATGCTTTATCATTGGACGGCAATCAAACAGCATGCCTGAACAAGTGTTTTTCTGGACTGGATTCCACAGAAAGGGTTCCGTCACCTGGCATGCTAAATGGGGACTGTCTGCCCAATCCAGAATCGAAAGGTTACTCTGCTTTCATCATTAAGAATGTGCCTAATAAACAATGTAGGATAGTAGATGGACATCATGATGTAAGATCCCTGAAGCCCAATTTTCATGACTCAAGGAGCCAAGTACCGAGTGTATTGGATGGTCGTAGAGAACAATGGCCAAGCTTCCAAGGCCACTCTGCTGTTATGCCTGTAAAGGCAGATACGCAGACTTATGTCCTTCCTGGTGTTCTGGCTGAGGGGATTAAATTTCCGGCTTCATCATTCCAGCATCAGTATTACATGGATGCACCATCCCATGCTTATACACCTAATCAGCATCTAAGAAACTCCAATATAGCGTGGTACGGAATGGAGAATGAGAGTAACTATAAAAGCCACCCTCATTACCTACAACAGCCTAATAGTCATCATCTAGAAGTGCATATTCAAAGAAGGAGAAACTCAGAAACTGAGCCGCCGTCGGGGAATGCATCACAATCATATTATGAGGATGAAATTGTGGGTAACAGGAGATATAATCAGTTGGATCCCTCTTTGCTGAGCGGTGATGTCAGTAGAAACCACCTTAATGAATTTTCTAGCCAACTGCAGAGCTGTCTAATTCCTCAAGCACAGAAGTTACCATCTTCTTGTGGTTTATATTTTCCTGGCACAGATTATGGTGGATATAATGTTTCAAACAGATTCAGTAAACAAACATTTCCCAGAAAAAAGTTGACAATGTCTCATGGAGTGAATTCTCGACAAACTCTTAAATCTGGTTCTATGGGAAATAATCAATTTCCAGAACATGGTGGCAACTCTAGGAGGGAGGTATCTTTTAATTACGTTAACAGTGGTCTTGTTCGGTGTGATGGAATCCCCTACTTGGGTGTTCAGAGAAGCCGTGGTTCGTTTTCCAATATTGCTGATGACAAATATGATCTGAATTCACCATATCTAAAATATTGTTCACTTGACAATGTAATTGGACAAATACATATATTAGCTAAGGATCAAAATGGTTGCCGCTTCTTGCAAAAGATATTTGAGGAAGGAAATTATGAAGATATTTATAAGATCTTTGTTGAGATCATTGATCATGTTGTTGAACTGATGACTGATATTTTTGGGAACTATCTTATCCAAAAGCTGATCAAAGTTTGTAATGAGGAGCAAATTACAAAGTTACTTCGTAAAATTTCTGATGGAGATAGCGAACTCTTTCAGATATCGTGCAATCAGCATGGGTATGTttcttatttgtaatttgatgctgTTAAACTTTATCCTATATAGTTCCTTTTTCTGTGACCCTGTTGTTTTCTACTACCAACTGCAGGACTCGTGTCATACAAAAGATAATTGAAACTATCAAAACTCCAGAGCAGTATTCCTTGATTGTCTCCACTCTAAGACCATACATTGTGTCATTGATAAAGAACAACAATGGCAGTCACGTTGCACAGCGCTGCCTGCAACACCTTCCTGATGAACACAAAGAGGCAAGAAACTTTTATTTagttaattttcttttttgtcttctcTTTTGTTTCTGTACAGTTCTATTTTTAAATTGCAAAGgaattgatattattttttatattagaaaTGTTAAAAGAGTCATAGTTACATGTGTTGAAAAGGTATACAATACAATGATGTTGTCCTTCTACATTCCCCATATTATGCTACATAGATCTTTTGATATCTATACAACGTAATAATTGttctttttttgtaattttagaATGCAAATGAGGTCAGTTCAGGATTTCTTCTGTTTGCCGTTCACTGTGAATCTGAAAAATAAGTAGTTGAAACAAAACCTAACAGGAATAGTCCTATATCTAAAGGGAATATAACAT
This Musa acuminata AAA Group cultivar baxijiao chromosome BXJ1-2, Cavendish_Baxijiao_AAA, whole genome shotgun sequence DNA region includes the following protein-coding sequences:
- the LOC135601050 gene encoding pumilio homolog 3-like translates to MEAGATNEDCHEFHKILEETPDATTGYTCTRESIQGFEPISLFEVRRSSASSYLRDPFSTLQAWKDYDIISSDDNFTMSKAPSDQKDDSHDYHGTLTVNVDQDASSLPDDQSLTSAFQVLSFQDRIASNSSNTFLEHNQSSVSHALSLDGNQTACLNKCFSGLDSTERVPSPGMLNGDCLPNPESKGYSAFIIKNVPNKQCRIVDGHHDVRSLKPNFHDSRSQVPSVLDGRREQWPSFQGHSAVMPVKADTQTYVLPGVLAEGIKFPASSFQHQYYMDAPSHAYTPNQHLRNSNIAWYGMENESNYKSHPHYLQQPNSHHLEVHIQRRRNSETEPPSGNASQSYYEDEIVGNRRYNQLDPSLLSGDVSRNHLNEFSSQLQSCLIPQAQKLPSSCGLYFPGTDYGGYNVSNRFSKQTFPRKKLTMSHGVNSRQTLKSGSMGNNQFPEHGGNSRREVSFNYVNSGLVRCDGIPYLGVQRSRGSFSNIADDKYDLNSPYLKYCSLDNVIGQIHILAKDQNGCRFLQKIFEEGNYEDIYKIFVEIIDHVVELMTDIFGNYLIQKLIKVCNEEQITKLLRKISDGDSELFQISCNQHGTRVIQKIIETIKTPEQYSLIVSTLRPYIVSLIKNNNGSHVAQRCLQHLPDEHKELLFEAVVANGIELARDRHGCCVLQKCISDLNTEQKFRLISNMTHEACDLSQDPYGNYVVQYILIQEIPWATAGILDQLDFHYGTLSVQKYSSNVVEKCLKHAGNDRRVNIVWELISDPYFHHILQDAFGNYVIQSALRACKGPLRATLSEAIRPHEVALRSHPYGKKILSSAYYGK
- the LOC103976372 gene encoding F-box/kelch-repeat protein At1g57790-like; protein product: MMKEWHGNPQFDVLLQNLRRKRSKIASSASTKSARDDREWPDLPKDIVDIIVMRLSTKDYARFASVCRSWRPCMHPDARPMCLMLLRWSDGACNVFDPSSRRRINYDAEFPELARSQILYCRDGWLLLKRWATDKLFFFHLGTRSRSNVPYHPRMTPRLAAFSSPPLSGDCVVVVLDDLCRIFTWRSFDSEWRLHGTRIKYKSNLVPCGRHFHCLCQDGQLGTLDAADKKWSVRDMPAARELMLSEGTEAGRHYLAEFDGGLYMVFVSARRRHVRVFKMRRAGATEEIEMLGNRTIYISAGAAHMAMAPSKEMGNRIYFPTRGSSRGSIHYYCMVKRRYSYSVDFVMPRKLHELYESNIERVWIDVGWKSPKEFEQFGR